A single window of Balaenoptera ricei isolate mBalRic1 chromosome 15, mBalRic1.hap2, whole genome shotgun sequence DNA harbors:
- the SPEF1 gene encoding sperm flagellar protein 1 isoform X3 codes for MAGSVDEEALHQLYLWVDNIPLSRPKRNLSRDFSDGEVIKFYFPKMVEMHNYVPANSLQQKLSNWGHLNRKVLNKLSFSVPADVMRKIAQCAPGVVELVLIPLRQCLEEQQRRRKHGTSSLQELAPQDGTDYMDVGLSQKARGEGAPDPQGGGQLRVGRLPVPRPLGYSQALQGDRSFVLQIAEKEQELLASQETVQVLQMKVRRLEHLLQLKNVLIEDLSRRLQQAERKQRRMDCFPEPRSHMQRPGMHPKAVPDTRGGSALVLPVLGLGGVVPQLGPHP; via the exons ATGGCGGGCAGCGTGGACGAGGAAGCGCTGCACCAACTGTACCTGTGGGTAGACAACATCCCTCTGTCCCGGCCCAAGCGAAATCTCTCCCGGGACTTCAGTGACGGAG AGGTCATCAAGTTTTACTTCCCCAAGATGGTGGAGATGCACAATTATGTTCCTGCTAACTCTCTCCAGCAGAAGCTGAGCAACTGGGGTCACCTGAACAG GAAGGTGCTGAACAAGTTGAGCTTCTCTGTACCAGCTGACGTGATGCGCAAGATCGCACAGTGTGCCCCAGGCGTGGTGGAGCTGGTGCTCATTCCACTGAGGCAGTGCCTGGAGGAGCAGCAGAGGCGCAGGAAGCATGGCACCAGCTCCTTACAG GAGCTGGCTCCCCAGGATGGCACTGACTACATGGATGTGG GTTTGTCCCAGAAGGCCCGAGGGGAAGGTGCTCCAGACCCCCAGGGAGGGGGGCAGCTCAG GGTGGGCCGGCTGCCTGTGCCCCGGCCTCTGGGGTATAGCCAGGCGCTGCAGGGCGACCGAAGCTTCGTCCTCCAGATTGCTGAAAAGGAGCAGGAGCTGTTGGCCTCGCAGGAGACTGTGCAG GTCCTGCAGATGAAGGTGAGACGCTTGGAGCACCTGCTCCAGCTCAAGAACGTGCTCATCGAAGATCTCTCCCGGCGGCTCCAGCAGGCAGAGCGTAAGCAGCG GAGAATGGACTGCTTTCCAGAACCTAGAAGCCACATGCAGAGACCTGGCATGCACCCCAAAGCAGTGCCTGACACCAGAGGGGGTTCTGCCTTGGTGCTCCCTGTGCTGGGCCTTGGGGGGGTGGTCCCCCAGCTCGGTCCGCACCCCTAG
- the CENPB gene encoding major centromere autoantigen B has translation MGPKRRQLTFREKSRIIQEVEENPDLRKGEIARRFNIPPSTLSTILKNKRAILASERKYGVASTCRKTNKLSPYDKLEGLLIAWFQQIRAAGLPVKGIILKEKALRIAEELGMDDFTASNGWLDRFRRRHGVVSCSGVARARSRSAAPRPPAAPASPPTVPSEGSGGGTTGWRAREEQPPSVAEGYASQDVFSATETSLWYDFLPDQAAGLCGSDGRARKATQRLSVLLCANADGSEKLPPLVAGKSAKPRAGQAGLPCDYTANSKGGVTTQALAKYLKALDTRMAAESRRVLLLAGRLAAQSLDTSGLRHVQLAFFPPGTVQPLERGVVQQVKGHYRQAMLLKAMAALEGQDRSGLQLGLMEALHFVAAAWQAVEPSDIATCFREAGFGGGPNATITTALKSEEEEEEEEEEEEEEEEEEGEGEEEEEEDGEEEEEVGEGEELGEEEEVEEEGDVDDSDEEEEEEEESSSEGLEAEDWAQGVVEAGGSFGGYGAQEEVQCPTLHFLEGEEDSESDSEEEEEDDDEEDEDDEDDDEDGDEVPVPSFGEAMAYFAMVKRYLTSFPIDDRVQSHILHLEHDLVHVTRKNHARQAGVRGLGHQS, from the coding sequence ATGGGCCCCAAGCGGCGGCAGCTGACGTTCCGGGAGAAGTCGCGGATCAtccaggaggtggaggagaaCCCGGACCTGCGCAAGGGCGAGATCGCGCGGCGCTTCAACATTCCGCCGTCCACGCTGAGCACCATCCTGAAGAACAAGCGCGCCATCCTGGCGTCGGAGCGCAAGTACGGTGTAGCCTCCACCTGCCGCAAGACCAACAAGCTGTCTCCTTACGACAAGCTCGAGGGGCTGCTTATCGCCTGGTTCCAGCAGATCCGCGCCGCCGGCCTGCCGGTCAAGGGCATCATCCTCAAGGAGAAGGCTCTGCGTATAGCCGAGGAGCTGGGCATGGACGATTTCACTGCCTCCAACGGCTGGCTGGACCGCTTCCGCCGGCGCCACGGTGTGGTGTCCTGCAGCGGCGTGGCCCGCGCCCGGTCGCGCAGCGCTGCCCCCCGGCCCCCAGCGGCGCCCGCCAGCCCGCCCACGGTGCCCTCGGAGGGCAGCGGTGGGGGTACCACGGGCTGGCGCGCTCGGGAGGAGCAGCCGCCGTCGGTGGCTGAGGGCTACGCCTCCCAGGACGTGTTCAGTGCCACTGAGACCAGTCTGTGGTACGACTTCCTGCCCGACCAGGCCGCGGGGCTGTGTGGCAGTGATGGACGGGCACGCAAGGCCACCCAGCGCCTGAGTGTCCTGCTGTGCGCCAATGCCGACGGCAGTGAGAAGCTTCCCCCACTTGTAGCCGGCAAGTCCGCTAAGCCCCGTGCAGGCCAAGCCGGCCTGCCCTGCGACTACACCGCCAACTCTAAGGGTGGTGTCACCACCCAGGCCCTGGCCAAGTACTTGAAGGCCCTGGACACCCGCATGGCTGCAGAATCTCGGCGAGTCCTGCTGCTGGCTGGCCGCCTGGCTGCCCAGTCCCTGGATACCTCGGGCCTGAGGCATGTGCAGCTAGCCTTCTTCCCGCCAGGCACCGTTCAGCCGCTGGAGCGTGGAGTGGTCCAACAGGTGAAGGGCCACTACCGCCAGGCTATGCTGCTCAAGGCCATGGCAGCGCTAGAGGGCCAGGATCGCTCAGGCCTGCAGCTAGGCCTCATGGAGGCCCTGCACTTCGTTGCTGCAGCCTGGCAGGCTGTGGAACCTTCGGACATAGCCACCTGCTTTCGTGAGGCTGGCTTTGGGGGTGGCCCTAATGCTACCATCACTACTGCCCTCAAGagcgaggaggaggaagaggaggaggaggaggaagaggaggaggaagaggaagaggagggtgaaggggaggaggaggaggaggaagatggagaggaagaggaggaagtgggggaaggagaggagctgggggaagaagaggaggtagAAGAGGAGGGTGATGTTGATGACAGtgatgaagaggaagaggaggaggaggagagctcCTCTGAGGGCTTGGAGGCTGAGGACTGGGCCCAGGGAGTAGTGGAGGCTGGTGGCAGCTTCGGGGGTTATGGCGCCCAGGAGGAGGTCCAGTGCCCTACCCTCCACTTCCTGGAAGGTGAGGAGGACTCTGAGTCAGAcagtgaggaagaagaggaagatgatGATGAGGAGGACGAAGATGACGAAGATGATGATGAGGATGGTGATGAGGTGCCTGTACCCAGCTTTGGGGAGGCCATGGCTTACTTTGCTATGGTCAAGAGGTACCTCACCTCCTTCCCCATTGATGACCGTGTGCAAAGCCACATCCTCCACTTGGAACACGACTTGGTCCACGTGACCAGGAAGAACCATGCCAGGCAGGCAGGAGTTCGGGGTCTTGGACATCAAAGCTGA
- the LOC132348686 gene encoding c-Myc-binding protein codes for MAHYKAADSKREQFRRYLEKSGVLDTLTKVLVALYEEPEKPNSALDFLKHHLGAATPENPEIELLRLELAEMKEKYEAIVEENKKLKTKLAQYEPPREEKRAE; via the coding sequence ATGGCCCATTACAAAGCCGCCGACTCGAAGCGCGAGCAGTTCCGGAGGTACTTGGAGAAGTCGGGGGTGCTGGACACGCTGACCAAGGTTTTGGTAGCCTTATATGAAGAACCAGAGAAACCTAATAGTGCTTTGGATTTTTTAAAGCATCACTTAGGAGCTGCTACCccagaaaatccagaaatagagCTGCTTCGCCTAGAATtggcagaaatgaaagagaaatatgaagctattgtagaagaaaataaaaaactgaaaacaaagctTGCTCAGTATGAACCACCTCGGGAGGAGAAGCGTGCTGAATAG
- the SPEF1 gene encoding sperm flagellar protein 1 isoform X2 — translation MAGSVDEEALHQLYLWVDNIPLSRPKRNLSRDFSDGVLVAEVIKFYFPKMVEMHNYVPANSLQQKLSNWGHLNRKVLNKLSFSVPADVMRKIAQCAPGVVELVLIPLRQCLEEQQRRRKHGTSSLQELAPQDGTDYMDVGLSQKARGEGAPDPQGGGQLRVGRLPVPRPLGYSQALQGDRSFVLQIAEKEQELLASQETVQMKVRRLEHLLQLKNVLIEDLSRRLQQAERKQRRMDCFPEPRSHMQRPGMHPKAVPDTRGGSALVLPVLGLGGVVPQLGPHP, via the exons ATGGCGGGCAGCGTGGACGAGGAAGCGCTGCACCAACTGTACCTGTGGGTAGACAACATCCCTCTGTCCCGGCCCAAGCGAAATCTCTCCCGGGACTTCAGTGACGGAG TCCTGGTTGCAGAGGTCATCAAGTTTTACTTCCCCAAGATGGTGGAGATGCACAATTATGTTCCTGCTAACTCTCTCCAGCAGAAGCTGAGCAACTGGGGTCACCTGAACAG GAAGGTGCTGAACAAGTTGAGCTTCTCTGTACCAGCTGACGTGATGCGCAAGATCGCACAGTGTGCCCCAGGCGTGGTGGAGCTGGTGCTCATTCCACTGAGGCAGTGCCTGGAGGAGCAGCAGAGGCGCAGGAAGCATGGCACCAGCTCCTTACAG GAGCTGGCTCCCCAGGATGGCACTGACTACATGGATGTGG GTTTGTCCCAGAAGGCCCGAGGGGAAGGTGCTCCAGACCCCCAGGGAGGGGGGCAGCTCAG GGTGGGCCGGCTGCCTGTGCCCCGGCCTCTGGGGTATAGCCAGGCGCTGCAGGGCGACCGAAGCTTCGTCCTCCAGATTGCTGAAAAGGAGCAGGAGCTGTTGGCCTCGCAGGAGACTGTGCAG ATGAAGGTGAGACGCTTGGAGCACCTGCTCCAGCTCAAGAACGTGCTCATCGAAGATCTCTCCCGGCGGCTCCAGCAGGCAGAGCGTAAGCAGCG GAGAATGGACTGCTTTCCAGAACCTAGAAGCCACATGCAGAGACCTGGCATGCACCCCAAAGCAGTGCCTGACACCAGAGGGGGTTCTGCCTTGGTGCTCCCTGTGCTGGGCCTTGGGGGGGTGGTCCCCCAGCTCGGTCCGCACCCCTAG
- the SPEF1 gene encoding sperm flagellar protein 1 isoform X4, with product MAGSVDEEALHQLYLWVDNIPLSRPKRNLSRDFSDGVLVAEVIKFYFPKMVEMHNYVPANSLQQKLSNWGHLNRKVLNKLSFSVPADVMRKIAQCAPGVVELVLIPLRQCLEEQQRRRKHGTSSLQELAPQDGTDYMDVGLSQKARGEGAPDPQGGGQLRVGRLPVPRPLGYSQALQGDRSFVLQIAEKEQELLASQETVQVLQMKVRRLEHLLQLKNVLIEDLSRRLQQAERKQR from the exons ATGGCGGGCAGCGTGGACGAGGAAGCGCTGCACCAACTGTACCTGTGGGTAGACAACATCCCTCTGTCCCGGCCCAAGCGAAATCTCTCCCGGGACTTCAGTGACGGAG TCCTGGTTGCAGAGGTCATCAAGTTTTACTTCCCCAAGATGGTGGAGATGCACAATTATGTTCCTGCTAACTCTCTCCAGCAGAAGCTGAGCAACTGGGGTCACCTGAACAG GAAGGTGCTGAACAAGTTGAGCTTCTCTGTACCAGCTGACGTGATGCGCAAGATCGCACAGTGTGCCCCAGGCGTGGTGGAGCTGGTGCTCATTCCACTGAGGCAGTGCCTGGAGGAGCAGCAGAGGCGCAGGAAGCATGGCACCAGCTCCTTACAG GAGCTGGCTCCCCAGGATGGCACTGACTACATGGATGTGG GTTTGTCCCAGAAGGCCCGAGGGGAAGGTGCTCCAGACCCCCAGGGAGGGGGGCAGCTCAG GGTGGGCCGGCTGCCTGTGCCCCGGCCTCTGGGGTATAGCCAGGCGCTGCAGGGCGACCGAAGCTTCGTCCTCCAGATTGCTGAAAAGGAGCAGGAGCTGTTGGCCTCGCAGGAGACTGTGCAG GTCCTGCAGATGAAGGTGAGACGCTTGGAGCACCTGCTCCAGCTCAAGAACGTGCTCATCGAAGATCTCTCCCGGCGGCTCCAGCAGGCAGAGCGTAAGCAGCGGTGA
- the SPEF1 gene encoding sperm flagellar protein 1 isoform X5 — MRKIAQCAPGVVELVLIPLRQCLEEQQRRRKHGTSSLQELAPQDGTDYMDVGLSQKARGEGAPDPQGGGQLRVGRLPVPRPLGYSQALQGDRSFVLQIAEKEQELLASQETVQVLQMKVRRLEHLLQLKNVLIEDLSRRLQQAERKQRRMDCFPEPRSHMQRPGMHPKAVPDTRGGSALVLPVLGLGGVVPQLGPHP; from the exons ATGCGCAAGATCGCACAGTGTGCCCCAGGCGTGGTGGAGCTGGTGCTCATTCCACTGAGGCAGTGCCTGGAGGAGCAGCAGAGGCGCAGGAAGCATGGCACCAGCTCCTTACAG GAGCTGGCTCCCCAGGATGGCACTGACTACATGGATGTGG GTTTGTCCCAGAAGGCCCGAGGGGAAGGTGCTCCAGACCCCCAGGGAGGGGGGCAGCTCAG GGTGGGCCGGCTGCCTGTGCCCCGGCCTCTGGGGTATAGCCAGGCGCTGCAGGGCGACCGAAGCTTCGTCCTCCAGATTGCTGAAAAGGAGCAGGAGCTGTTGGCCTCGCAGGAGACTGTGCAG GTCCTGCAGATGAAGGTGAGACGCTTGGAGCACCTGCTCCAGCTCAAGAACGTGCTCATCGAAGATCTCTCCCGGCGGCTCCAGCAGGCAGAGCGTAAGCAGCG GAGAATGGACTGCTTTCCAGAACCTAGAAGCCACATGCAGAGACCTGGCATGCACCCCAAAGCAGTGCCTGACACCAGAGGGGGTTCTGCCTTGGTGCTCCCTGTGCTGGGCCTTGGGGGGGTGGTCCCCCAGCTCGGTCCGCACCCCTAG
- the SPEF1 gene encoding sperm flagellar protein 1 isoform X1 produces the protein MAGSVDEEALHQLYLWVDNIPLSRPKRNLSRDFSDGVLVAEVIKFYFPKMVEMHNYVPANSLQQKLSNWGHLNRKVLNKLSFSVPADVMRKIAQCAPGVVELVLIPLRQCLEEQQRRRKHGTSSLQELAPQDGTDYMDVGLSQKARGEGAPDPQGGGQLRVGRLPVPRPLGYSQALQGDRSFVLQIAEKEQELLASQETVQVLQMKVRRLEHLLQLKNVLIEDLSRRLQQAERKQRRMDCFPEPRSHMQRPGMHPKAVPDTRGGSALVLPVLGLGGVVPQLGPHP, from the exons ATGGCGGGCAGCGTGGACGAGGAAGCGCTGCACCAACTGTACCTGTGGGTAGACAACATCCCTCTGTCCCGGCCCAAGCGAAATCTCTCCCGGGACTTCAGTGACGGAG TCCTGGTTGCAGAGGTCATCAAGTTTTACTTCCCCAAGATGGTGGAGATGCACAATTATGTTCCTGCTAACTCTCTCCAGCAGAAGCTGAGCAACTGGGGTCACCTGAACAG GAAGGTGCTGAACAAGTTGAGCTTCTCTGTACCAGCTGACGTGATGCGCAAGATCGCACAGTGTGCCCCAGGCGTGGTGGAGCTGGTGCTCATTCCACTGAGGCAGTGCCTGGAGGAGCAGCAGAGGCGCAGGAAGCATGGCACCAGCTCCTTACAG GAGCTGGCTCCCCAGGATGGCACTGACTACATGGATGTGG GTTTGTCCCAGAAGGCCCGAGGGGAAGGTGCTCCAGACCCCCAGGGAGGGGGGCAGCTCAG GGTGGGCCGGCTGCCTGTGCCCCGGCCTCTGGGGTATAGCCAGGCGCTGCAGGGCGACCGAAGCTTCGTCCTCCAGATTGCTGAAAAGGAGCAGGAGCTGTTGGCCTCGCAGGAGACTGTGCAG GTCCTGCAGATGAAGGTGAGACGCTTGGAGCACCTGCTCCAGCTCAAGAACGTGCTCATCGAAGATCTCTCCCGGCGGCTCCAGCAGGCAGAGCGTAAGCAGCG GAGAATGGACTGCTTTCCAGAACCTAGAAGCCACATGCAGAGACCTGGCATGCACCCCAAAGCAGTGCCTGACACCAGAGGGGGTTCTGCCTTGGTGCTCCCTGTGCTGGGCCTTGGGGGGGTGGTCCCCCAGCTCGGTCCGCACCCCTAG